The following are encoded together in the Vigna unguiculata cultivar IT97K-499-35 chromosome 2, ASM411807v1, whole genome shotgun sequence genome:
- the LOC114174350 gene encoding putative pectinesterase 63 — protein sequence MASKPTRFSIQLTLMVVFLTTQVVLSADTPMPSDKTQLGQWFSNNVKPLNNRKGTLDSQLVAAEQGQTVIKVRQDGKGQFKTITDALKSIPNGNKKRVILHIGPGTYKEKIVVPNNKPFITFYGTPGQMPTLTYGGTAKQYGTVESGTLSVLSDYFVGANIIIRNSAPRPGLNTVKGQAVALRISGDKATFYNCQIYSYQDTLLDDANRHFFKDCYIQGTVDYIFGSGKSLYVNCEIRTLGDSGLTFITAQARKSKKEDNGFSFVHCELTGTGTGAYLGRAWFGYSTVIFSYCNMGNIFNKAGWSNNNHKEYDKTLYFGEYMNTGPGADATGRSHLTRKLKYAEVKHYLGLGMIEGSKWLLPPPKV from the exons ATGGCCTCAAAACCTACAAGATTTAGCATTCAGCTGACTCTGATGGTAGTTTTTCTGACAACCCAGGTTGTGTTGTCTGCCGATACACCAATGCCTTCTGATAAGACTCAATTAGGACAATGGTTTTCAAATAATGTAAAGCCTTTAAATAACAGAAAGGGTACTCTAGACAGTCAATTAGTAGCTGCTGAACAAGGTCAGACGGTGATTAAGGTAAGGCAAGATGGCAAAGGGCAATTCAAGACCATCACCGATGCCCTTAAAAGCATACCTAACGGGAACAAGAAGCGTGTAATTTTGCATATTGGACCTGGAACTTACAAAGAGAAAATCGTTGTTCCAAATAACAAACCTTTCATCACCTTCTATGGGACCCCAGGGCAAATGCCAACATTGACCTATGGAGGCACGGCAAAACAATATGGCACTGTTGAAAGTGGGACATTGTCTGTTTTATCAGACTATTTTGTGGGGGCAAACATAATAATCCGG AACTCCGCACCAAGACCTGGTCTAAACACGGTAAAAGGTCAAGCAGTTGCATTACGAATTTCTGGAGACAAAGCCACATTTTATAATTGCCAGATTTATAGTTACCAAGACACATTATTGGATGATGCAAATAGACATTTTTTCAAAGACTGCTACATTCAAGGAACTGTTGATTACATTTTTGGAAGTGGAAAGTCATTATATGTG AATTGTGAAATAAGAACGCTAGGTGATTCAGGGCTTACTTTTATAACCGCACAAGCAAGAAAAAGTAAGAAAGAGGACAATGGCTTCTCATTTGTCCATTGTGAACTTACTGGAACTGGAACAGGTGCTTACTTGGGAAGAGCATGGTTTGGTTATTCCACAGTGATCTTTTCTTACTGTAACATGGGCAACATTTTCAACAAGGCAGGGTGGAGTAACAATAATCACAAGGAATATGACAA AACTCTTTATTTTGGAGAGTATATGAACACAGGACCTGGTGCAGATGCCACAGGGCGTTCTCATTTGACAAGGAAACTTAAATACGCAGAGGTTAAGCATTACCTTGGTCTTGGTATGATAGAAGGCTCAAAATGGTTACTTCCTCCTCCCAAAGTATGA